A single window of Rhizobium indicum DNA harbors:
- the deoC gene encoding deoxyribose-phosphate aldolase — MNSHSNRETAAVALSLLDLTNLKDDCTEAQIEALCARAQTPYGTSAAICIWPRFVAQARYILGTGHAVRIATVVNLPSGDMEVADVAAEAREAIADGADEIDLVIPYRKLLAGNEKAVTDMVKAVRAECAGPVLLKVIIETGELKDAALIRHASELAIEAGADFIKTSTGKVAVNATLEAADIMIRAIRESGRKVGFKPAGGIGSVADAALYLSLAETIMTPDWAMPSTFRFGASDLLDDILAVLSGTQSAPAAASSY, encoded by the coding sequence ATGAATAGCCATTCCAACCGGGAGACGGCGGCTGTCGCCCTTTCTCTTCTCGATCTCACCAATTTGAAGGATGATTGCACCGAGGCGCAGATCGAAGCGCTCTGCGCCCGGGCGCAGACGCCCTATGGCACCAGCGCTGCGATCTGCATCTGGCCGCGGTTCGTCGCTCAGGCCCGCTATATCCTTGGCACCGGGCATGCCGTGCGTATCGCGACCGTCGTCAACCTCCCTTCCGGCGATATGGAAGTGGCCGATGTCGCTGCCGAAGCACGCGAGGCGATTGCCGATGGCGCCGATGAGATCGATCTGGTCATCCCCTACCGCAAGCTGCTCGCCGGCAACGAGAAGGCGGTGACCGACATGGTCAAGGCCGTGCGCGCAGAATGCGCCGGCCCCGTTCTTCTGAAGGTCATCATCGAGACTGGCGAGCTGAAGGATGCCGCATTGATCCGCCATGCCTCCGAACTCGCCATCGAAGCCGGCGCCGATTTCATCAAGACCTCGACCGGCAAGGTCGCCGTCAATGCGACGCTCGAAGCCGCCGACATCATGATCCGCGCTATCCGCGAGAGCGGCCGCAAGGTCGGCTTCAAGCCGGCCGGCGGCATCGGCTCGGTGGCCGATGCCGCACTCTATCTGAGCCTTGCCGAAACCATCATGACACCGGACTGGGCGATGCCGTCGACGTTCCGCTTCGGCGCTTCCGACCTGCTCGACGATATCCTGGCGGTTCTGAGCGGAACACAGTCGGCACCGGCTGCGGCGTCGAGCTACTGA
- a CDS encoding ABC transporter permease, translating into MDYYDIFISVLASTIRLSIPLIFTALAGLFSERAGIFDIGLEGKMLGSAFAAACVAYLTDSAWLGLGAGILCSVALSLVHGFASITNRGNQIVSGVAINFFIAGITIVLGQAWFGQGGRTPQLAPDSRFAPIILPGADAARDIPIIGPLYANVISGNNILTYLAFLAVPFSWWVLYRTRFGLRLRAVGENPGAVDTAGISVAWLRYRAVMCAGILCGFAGTYLAIAQSAAFIKDMSAGKGYIALAALVFAKWKPVPVMFACLLFGFLDALANFMQGKQVPLIGEVPVQVFQALPYVLTCVLLAGFIGVATPPKAGGVPYTKER; encoded by the coding sequence ATGGATTATTATGACATCTTCATCAGCGTTCTAGCCTCCACGATTCGCCTGTCGATCCCGCTGATTTTCACCGCCCTTGCCGGTCTGTTTTCGGAACGCGCCGGCATCTTCGATATCGGCCTCGAGGGTAAGATGCTGGGCTCGGCCTTTGCCGCCGCCTGCGTTGCCTATCTCACCGATTCGGCCTGGCTCGGGCTCGGTGCCGGCATCCTCTGCTCGGTGGCGCTGAGCCTGGTGCACGGCTTTGCCTCGATCACCAACCGCGGCAACCAGATTGTGTCAGGTGTGGCGATCAACTTCTTCATTGCCGGCATCACCATCGTGCTCGGTCAGGCCTGGTTCGGCCAGGGCGGGCGCACGCCGCAGTTGGCGCCGGATTCGCGTTTTGCGCCGATCATCCTGCCGGGCGCCGACGCCGCCCGCGACATACCGATCATCGGCCCGCTTTATGCCAATGTCATATCCGGCAACAATATCCTCACCTACCTGGCCTTTCTTGCCGTGCCGTTTTCCTGGTGGGTGCTTTACCGCACACGCTTCGGCCTGCGGCTGCGCGCCGTCGGCGAAAACCCGGGCGCGGTCGATACGGCCGGTATCTCGGTCGCCTGGCTGCGTTACCGCGCCGTCATGTGTGCCGGCATTCTCTGCGGCTTTGCCGGCACCTATCTGGCAATCGCCCAGTCCGCCGCCTTCATCAAGGACATGTCGGCCGGCAAGGGCTACATCGCGCTCGCCGCTCTCGTCTTTGCCAAGTGGAAGCCGGTGCCCGTCATGTTTGCCTGCCTGCTCTTCGGCTTCCTCGATGCGCTGGCAAATTTCATGCAGGGAAAGCAGGTGCCGCTGATTGGCGAAGTGCCGGTTCAGGTCTTCCAGGCGCTGCCCTATGTCCTGACCTGCGTCCTGCTTGCCGGCTTCATCGGCGTCGCGACCCCGCCGAAAGCCGGTGGCGTGCCCTATACCAAGGAGCGTTGA
- a CDS encoding purine-nucleoside phosphorylase, translating to MKATVNLLAALLGGIKPRHGIVLGSGLGSLVGELDGAVRVSYRDLPGFPVSAVSGHAGEVVAGRLGGVPVVMLSGRVHYYEKGDANAMRLPIEVLKALGVEALILTNSAGSLRDDLPPGSVMQITDHINYSGMNPLIGEESDHRFVGMTNAYDAELAAAMQRAAVKLEIELAQGVYMWFSGPSFETPAEIRMARILGADAVGMSTVPEVIIARMLGLRVAAASVITNYGAGMTGNELSHEETKEMAPIGGARLAAILKDMIAAGTG from the coding sequence ATGAAGGCGACAGTCAACCTGCTCGCCGCACTGCTCGGCGGCATCAAGCCGCGCCACGGCATCGTGCTCGGCTCCGGTCTCGGCTCTCTCGTCGGTGAGCTGGACGGCGCCGTGCGTGTTTCCTATCGCGACCTGCCGGGCTTTCCCGTCAGTGCCGTCTCCGGCCATGCAGGCGAAGTTGTCGCCGGCCGCCTCGGCGGTGTGCCTGTCGTCATGCTCTCCGGCCGCGTGCATTATTACGAGAAGGGCGATGCCAACGCCATGCGCCTGCCGATCGAGGTGCTGAAGGCGCTCGGCGTCGAGGCGCTGATCCTGACCAATTCGGCCGGATCGCTGCGCGACGACCTGCCGCCCGGTTCGGTGATGCAGATCACCGATCACATCAACTATTCCGGCATGAACCCGCTGATCGGCGAGGAAAGCGATCACCGTTTCGTCGGCATGACCAATGCCTATGATGCCGAGCTTGCCGCAGCGATGCAGAGGGCAGCGGTAAAGCTTGAAATCGAGCTGGCGCAGGGGGTCTATATGTGGTTCTCCGGTCCAAGCTTCGAAACGCCAGCGGAAATCCGTATGGCGCGCATCCTTGGCGCCGATGCCGTCGGCATGTCGACGGTGCCCGAGGTCATCATCGCAAGAATGCTGGGCCTGAGGGTTGCAGCCGCCTCCGTTATCACCAACTATGGGGCAGGCATGACCGGCAATGAGCTCAGCCATGAAGAAACCAAGGAGATGGCGCCCATCGGCGGCGCCCGTCTCGCCGCCATATTGAAAGACATGATTGCGGCTGGAACAGGATGA
- a CDS encoding BMP family lipoprotein yields MKKSLLTLFAVAAMSTTALAADVKPALVYGTGGKFDKSFNEAAYNGAEKFKAETGIAYRDFEPTGDTQGEQAIRNFASRGFNPVVAVSFAWTSAIEKVAAEFPDTKFIIVDSVVDKPNVRSVVYKEEEGSYLVGVLAGMASKTGKVGFVGGMDIPLIRKFECGYEQGARSVKADIEVFQNMTGTTGAAWNDPVRGGELAKNQIDQGADVVYAAAGATGLGVLQTAADNKKLSIGVDSNQNHLHPGSVLTSMVKRVDLAVYNAYNDTKNDKFTAGVQALGVKEDGVGAAIDDNNKSLITPEMQAAVDKAKADIIAGTVKVHDYTSDNACPK; encoded by the coding sequence ATGAAAAAATCCCTTCTCACTCTCTTTGCCGTGGCTGCCATGTCGACGACGGCGCTTGCCGCCGATGTCAAGCCGGCGCTGGTTTACGGCACCGGCGGGAAGTTCGATAAGTCCTTCAACGAGGCGGCCTATAACGGTGCCGAGAAGTTCAAGGCCGAGACCGGCATTGCCTATCGCGACTTCGAGCCGACGGGCGACACTCAGGGCGAACAGGCCATCCGCAACTTTGCAAGCCGCGGTTTCAATCCAGTGGTTGCCGTTTCCTTCGCCTGGACCTCGGCCATCGAGAAGGTTGCAGCCGAATTCCCGGATACCAAATTCATCATCGTTGACTCCGTCGTCGACAAGCCGAACGTCCGCTCGGTTGTCTATAAGGAAGAAGAAGGCTCCTACCTCGTCGGCGTTCTCGCCGGCATGGCCTCCAAGACCGGCAAGGTCGGCTTCGTCGGTGGCATGGACATTCCGCTGATCCGCAAGTTCGAATGCGGCTACGAGCAGGGCGCCCGCTCCGTCAAGGCCGATATCGAAGTGTTCCAGAATATGACCGGCACGACGGGCGCTGCCTGGAACGACCCGGTCCGCGGCGGCGAGCTGGCCAAGAACCAGATCGACCAAGGCGCTGACGTCGTTTATGCGGCAGCCGGTGCCACCGGTCTCGGCGTTCTGCAGACGGCCGCCGACAACAAGAAGCTGTCGATCGGCGTCGACTCCAACCAGAACCATCTGCATCCGGGCTCGGTCCTGACCTCGATGGTCAAGCGCGTCGACCTCGCTGTCTACAATGCCTACAACGACACCAAGAACGACAAGTTCACCGCTGGCGTCCAGGCGCTCGGCGTCAAGGAAGACGGTGTTGGCGCCGCGATCGACGACAACAACAAGTCGCTGATCACACCGGAAATGCAGGCTGCCGTCGACAAGGCCAAGGCCGACATCATCGCGGGAACCGTCAAGGTTCACGATTACACCTCGGACAACGCTTGCCCGAAGTGA
- a CDS encoding KTSC domain-containing protein: MQELSVKSKIIKSVYFSQDDGRLRICFKNGEERLFAGVPSSEVHAMTVAPSPGHYYLDRIRTRFRRLAA; this comes from the coding sequence GTGCAAGAACTTTCGGTAAAGTCGAAGATCATCAAATCCGTCTATTTCAGCCAGGACGACGGACGGCTACGGATTTGTTTCAAGAATGGCGAGGAACGTCTATTTGCAGGCGTTCCCTCCTCGGAAGTGCACGCGATGACGGTGGCGCCGTCTCCCGGCCATTATTATCTCGACCGGATCAGAACCCGGTTTCGCAGATTGGCAGCCTGA
- a CDS encoding RBBP9/YdeN family alpha/beta hydrolase: MIIHSEANENASFSSARMIRGKDMEDIIILPGIGGSGEAHWQTRWERSSPDMRRFQPANWEKPDLADWISALERAVGASATPPLLVAHSLACLLVAHWQQVSSLAVAGAFLVAVPDPQSASFPEEAAGFADPPSQKMRFPTLIIASADDPFGTLDHAHARADLWGSGLVAIGPFGHINGQSGLEDWGQGKALLTAFSAGLAKSDRT, from the coding sequence ATGATCATTCATTCCGAAGCAAATGAAAATGCATCATTTTCATCTGCGCGGATGATCAGAGGAAAAGACATGGAGGACATCATCATATTGCCGGGGATTGGCGGTTCGGGCGAGGCTCATTGGCAAACACGCTGGGAAAGGTCGAGCCCGGACATGCGGCGTTTCCAACCGGCCAATTGGGAAAAGCCCGATCTGGCGGACTGGATTTCAGCCCTGGAGCGCGCCGTCGGCGCATCGGCAACCCCTCCCCTGCTGGTCGCCCACAGCCTTGCCTGTCTGCTGGTCGCTCATTGGCAGCAGGTTTCTTCGCTTGCCGTTGCCGGAGCGTTTCTAGTCGCGGTCCCGGATCCGCAGTCCGCGTCATTCCCTGAGGAGGCGGCCGGATTCGCCGATCCGCCGTCGCAAAAGATGCGCTTCCCCACTCTGATCATCGCAAGCGCCGATGATCCTTTCGGCACGCTCGACCATGCCCATGCGCGAGCAGATCTGTGGGGCAGCGGCCTTGTCGCTATCGGTCCTTTCGGCCATATTAACGGGCAAAGCGGCCTTGAAGACTGGGGCCAGGGAAAGGCCTTGCTGACGGCGTTTTCCGCCGGATTGGCAAAATCTGATCGGACTTAA
- a CDS encoding ABC transporter ATP-binding protein, which translates to MTDKPAIELVGIDKKFGAVHANKDINLTVAKGTIHGIIGENGAGKSTLMSIIYGFYHADSGEIRVNGNPVTIRDSQAAIATGIGMVHQHFMLVDNFTVLENIMLGAEGGMLLARGVASARAELKRLETEYGLEVDPDALIEELPVGLQQRVEILKAMYRGAEILILDEPTGVLTPAEADHLFRILKVLRDQGKTIILITHKLREIMAITDTVSVMRRGEMVATRKTSETTVEELAELMVGRRVLLRVQKGEANPQAAVLSVRNLTVKDNRGVTMVDNVSFDVRAGEIVGIAGVAGNGQSELLEAIAGIRKPTSGEILLDGQTIDKADPARLRDLGLAHIPEDRHHMGLVLKFEEYENSVLGYHRRPAYSKGPLLDLEAIRKDAMEKIEKYDIRPPNPRLKTANFSGGNQQKIVVAREIERDPKMLIIGQPTRGVDIGAIEFIHRRIIEMRDAGKAILLVSVELDEIRSLSDRILVMFAGHVVGEKTPDAGEQTLGLMMAGIAA; encoded by the coding sequence GTGACAGATAAGCCCGCTATCGAGCTTGTCGGCATCGACAAGAAATTCGGTGCCGTTCATGCCAACAAGGACATCAACCTCACCGTTGCCAAGGGGACGATCCACGGCATCATCGGCGAAAACGGCGCCGGCAAATCGACCCTGATGTCGATCATTTATGGTTTCTACCATGCCGATAGCGGCGAGATCCGGGTCAACGGCAATCCCGTCACTATCCGCGACAGCCAGGCGGCGATCGCCACCGGCATCGGCATGGTGCACCAGCATTTCATGCTGGTCGACAATTTCACGGTGCTCGAGAACATCATGCTTGGCGCCGAAGGCGGCATGCTGCTGGCGAGGGGCGTCGCCTCGGCCCGTGCCGAGCTCAAGCGGCTGGAAACGGAATATGGCCTCGAGGTCGATCCGGACGCGCTGATCGAAGAGCTACCTGTTGGTCTGCAACAACGCGTCGAAATCCTCAAAGCCATGTATCGCGGCGCCGAGATCCTGATCCTCGACGAGCCGACGGGCGTGTTGACGCCGGCCGAGGCCGATCACCTTTTCCGCATCCTCAAGGTACTGCGCGATCAGGGCAAGACGATCATCCTCATCACCCACAAGCTGCGCGAGATCATGGCAATCACCGATACGGTCTCGGTCATGCGCCGCGGCGAAATGGTCGCGACCCGCAAGACGTCGGAGACGACGGTGGAGGAACTCGCCGAGCTGATGGTCGGCCGCCGCGTGCTGCTGCGTGTGCAGAAGGGCGAGGCGAACCCGCAAGCCGCCGTGCTGTCCGTCCGCAACCTCACGGTCAAGGACAATCGCGGCGTCACTATGGTCGACAATGTCTCCTTCGACGTGCGCGCCGGTGAGATCGTCGGCATCGCCGGTGTGGCCGGCAATGGCCAGTCCGAATTGCTGGAGGCGATTGCCGGCATCCGAAAACCGACCTCCGGTGAAATTCTTCTCGACGGCCAGACGATCGACAAGGCCGATCCCGCCCGCCTGCGTGATCTCGGCCTCGCTCATATTCCAGAGGACCGCCACCATATGGGTTTGGTATTGAAATTCGAGGAATATGAAAATTCCGTGCTCGGCTATCATCGCCGCCCGGCCTACAGCAAAGGCCCGCTGCTCGATCTCGAAGCGATCCGCAAGGATGCGATGGAGAAGATCGAGAAATACGACATCCGTCCGCCGAACCCGCGGCTGAAGACGGCGAATTTCTCCGGCGGCAACCAGCAGAAGATCGTCGTTGCCCGTGAGATCGAACGCGATCCGAAGATGCTGATCATCGGCCAGCCCACACGCGGCGTCGATATCGGCGCCATCGAATTCATCCACCGCCGAATCATCGAAATGCGTGATGCGGGCAAGGCGATCCTGCTCGTCTCCGTCGAACTCGATGAAATCCGCTCCCTTTCAGACCGTATCCTTGTCATGTTTGCCGGCCATGTCGTCGGCGAGAAGACGCCCGATGCTGGTGAACAGACCCTCGGCCTGATGATGGCCGGCATTGCCGCATGA
- a CDS encoding cytidine deaminase: protein MSHDLFEAARGAMAFAHAPYSKFPVGAAIRAEDGKVYTGANIENLSFPQGWCAEPTAIGAMIMGGAKKIVEMAVIAEKLPLCPPCGGCRQKISEFASKETKIYLCDEAGVKKTMTMEELLPFSFETELG, encoded by the coding sequence ATGTCTCACGATCTGTTCGAAGCCGCCCGCGGCGCCATGGCCTTTGCCCATGCGCCCTATTCGAAATTCCCGGTCGGTGCGGCGATCCGCGCCGAGGACGGTAAGGTCTATACCGGAGCCAACATCGAAAACCTCTCCTTTCCGCAAGGATGGTGTGCCGAGCCGACGGCGATCGGCGCCATGATCATGGGCGGCGCAAAGAAGATCGTCGAAATGGCGGTCATTGCCGAGAAGCTGCCGCTCTGCCCGCCCTGCGGCGGCTGCCGCCAGAAGATCTCCGAATTCGCCTCCAAGGAGACGAAGATCTACCTTTGCGATGAGGCAGGCGTGAAGAAGACCATGACGATGGAAGAGCTTCTCCCCTTCAGCTTCGAGACCGAACTCGGATGA
- the deoA gene encoding thymidine phosphorylase has translation MIPQEIIRRKRDGDELDAAEISSFIAALAAGQLSEGQIGAFAMAVWFKGMSRAEIVALTLAMADSGDRLQWTDIDRPIADKHSTGGVGDNVSLMLAPIAAACGLAVPMISGRGLGHTGGTLDKLESIPGYMITPDAELFHKVVKEAGCAIIGQTGTLAPADGRLYAVRDVTATVDSIPLITASILSKKLAAGLETLVLDVKVGNGAFMADRGQAEILAQSLVEVANGAGVKTSALITDMNQPLADSAGNAVEMRNCLDFLAGRKADTRLETVVLAFAAEMLVKSGIAASSDEAEGMARRALSSGKAAEVFARMVSMLGGPADLIENPDRHLARAPVAKPVPAARSGWLAACDARGIGVSVIDLGGGRRHPADRIDHRVGFSELLPLGTRVNAGEPIALVHAADDAAAERAVAALAAHYRITEEKPELTPVIAGLI, from the coding sequence ATGATTCCGCAGGAGATCATCCGACGTAAGCGCGATGGTGACGAACTCGACGCCGCCGAGATCAGCTCCTTCATCGCTGCGTTGGCTGCCGGCCAATTGTCGGAAGGCCAGATCGGCGCATTCGCCATGGCCGTCTGGTTCAAGGGCATGTCGCGGGCCGAAATCGTGGCCTTAACGCTGGCGATGGCCGATTCCGGCGACAGGCTGCAGTGGACCGATATCGACCGCCCGATCGCTGACAAACATTCGACCGGCGGCGTCGGCGACAATGTTTCGCTGATGCTGGCGCCGATCGCCGCCGCTTGCGGCCTCGCCGTTCCGATGATCTCCGGACGCGGCCTCGGCCATACCGGCGGCACGCTGGATAAGCTCGAATCCATTCCCGGCTATATGATCACCCCGGACGCGGAGCTGTTCCACAAGGTCGTGAAGGAGGCGGGATGCGCCATCATCGGCCAGACCGGGACCTTGGCGCCCGCCGACGGCAGGCTCTACGCTGTGCGCGACGTGACCGCCACCGTCGATTCCATTCCCCTGATCACCGCCTCGATCCTCTCGAAGAAACTTGCGGCGGGGCTCGAGACGCTGGTGCTCGACGTCAAGGTCGGCAACGGCGCCTTCATGGCCGATCGCGGCCAGGCGGAGATCCTGGCGCAGTCGCTGGTCGAGGTGGCCAATGGCGCAGGCGTGAAGACCTCGGCCCTGATCACCGACATGAACCAACCGCTCGCCGATAGTGCCGGCAATGCCGTCGAAATGCGCAACTGCCTGGATTTCCTAGCGGGCAGAAAGGCCGACACGCGGCTTGAGACCGTCGTTCTTGCTTTCGCCGCCGAAATGCTGGTGAAATCGGGTATCGCCGCCTCGTCTGATGAAGCCGAGGGAATGGCGCGTCGGGCGCTGTCATCGGGAAAGGCGGCCGAGGTCTTCGCGCGCATGGTGTCCATGCTCGGCGGCCCGGCCGATCTCATCGAAAACCCTGACCGACACCTGGCCAGAGCGCCGGTCGCAAAGCCTGTTCCGGCCGCCCGGTCCGGCTGGCTAGCCGCCTGCGATGCGCGCGGTATCGGGGTCAGTGTCATCGATCTCGGCGGCGGAAGACGCCATCCGGCGGACCGGATCGATCATCGCGTCGGTTTTTCCGAACTCCTGCCGCTCGGCACCCGCGTGAATGCGGGCGAACCGATCGCGCTCGTTCACGCCGCCGACGACGCAGCCGCAGAGAGAGCAGTTGCGGCACTTGCTGCGCACTACCGCATCACCGAGGAGAAGCCGGAGCTGACACCGGTGATTGCGGGCCTGATCTGA
- a CDS encoding CrpP-related protein: MFENLLEMQERGARDRARGRSLADNPMSKPDILPIADFQEWYSMFDAWRFGWSIEDAMAGHINMPRDSGTLAQTYTRTV; this comes from the coding sequence ATGTTCGAGAATCTGCTTGAGATGCAGGAGCGTGGCGCACGGGACCGTGCGCGTGGCCGCAGTCTGGCCGACAATCCGATGTCGAAGCCGGATATCCTGCCGATCGCCGACTTCCAGGAGTGGTACTCGATGTTCGACGCCTGGCGCTTCGGTTGGTCGATCGAGGATGCGATGGCGGGGCACATCAATATGCCCCGGGACAGCGGCACATTGGCCCAGACCTACACCAGAACGGTCTGA
- a CDS encoding ABC transporter permease has protein sequence MSTASVPLPNWINYGLIPLLNLTVAFLISGFVVWLIGESPLDALSLLIQGALGNGEGIGFTLYYATSFIFTGLSVAVAIHAGLFNIGSEGQAYLGGLGCALVALALDRYVPWYVTMPIAVVGAGLFGAAWAFIPAFLQAKRGSHIVITTIMFNYIGAALMVYLLVHVLIVPGKMAPETRTFLEGGQLPKLGWVMQLFGAKLGAAPFNVSFIIALVVSYLVWLLVWRTKLGFEMRTLGVSPTAATYAGIPYARTVIIAMLLSGALAGMMALNPVMGSSARLQVEFVGGAGFVGIAVSLMGRNHPLGIIMAAILFGILYQGGDWVSFEMPNITREMILVIQGLVILFAGALEYMFRPAMVRLYQQLKRA, from the coding sequence ATGAGCACTGCTTCCGTTCCGCTGCCAAACTGGATCAACTACGGCCTCATCCCGCTTTTGAACCTCACCGTCGCCTTCCTGATCTCCGGCTTCGTCGTCTGGCTGATCGGCGAGAGCCCGCTCGATGCGCTGTCGCTGCTGATCCAGGGCGCGCTCGGCAATGGCGAAGGCATCGGCTTCACGCTGTATTATGCGACGAGCTTCATCTTCACCGGCCTCTCCGTCGCGGTGGCGATCCATGCCGGACTTTTCAACATCGGTTCCGAAGGCCAGGCCTATCTCGGCGGCCTCGGCTGCGCGCTGGTGGCGCTGGCGCTCGACCGCTACGTGCCATGGTATGTAACGATGCCGATCGCGGTTGTCGGCGCCGGTCTGTTCGGCGCAGCCTGGGCCTTCATCCCGGCTTTCCTGCAGGCAAAACGCGGCAGCCACATCGTCATCACGACGATCATGTTCAATTATATCGGCGCAGCACTGATGGTGTACCTCCTGGTGCATGTGCTGATCGTACCAGGCAAGATGGCGCCGGAAACCCGCACCTTCCTCGAAGGCGGCCAATTGCCGAAGCTCGGTTGGGTCATGCAACTGTTCGGCGCCAAGCTGGGGGCTGCCCCGTTCAACGTCTCCTTCATCATTGCGCTCGTCGTCAGCTACCTCGTCTGGCTGCTCGTCTGGCGCACCAAGCTCGGCTTCGAGATGCGCACCTTGGGCGTCAGCCCCACGGCGGCCACCTATGCCGGCATCCCCTATGCCCGCACAGTGATCATCGCCATGCTGCTCTCCGGCGCGCTCGCCGGCATGATGGCGCTGAACCCCGTCATGGGCTCGTCGGCCCGTCTGCAGGTCGAATTCGTCGGTGGTGCCGGCTTCGTCGGCATCGCCGTCTCGCTGATGGGCCGCAACCATCCGCTCGGCATCATCATGGCGGCGATCCTCTTCGGTATTCTCTACCAAGGCGGCGACTGGGTTTCCTTCGAAATGCCGAATATCACCCGCGAGATGATCCTGGTCATCCAGGGTCTGGTGATCCTCTTTGCCGGCGCGCTGGAATACATGTTCCGGCCGGCGATGGTCCGCCTCTATCAACAGTTAAAGCGAGCCTGA
- a CDS encoding Lrp/AsnC family transcriptional regulator has protein sequence MAFQENNRVLLDPTDIAIIEAMQENGRIAISELGRRVGLSQPAASERVKRLEDRGIIVGYAARIDPTALGIGMTAVLRLRTTHEHIKSCLKQFAEMPQVMEVFRLTGEDCFLLKVLLPSPGELETIVDTIARFGAVTTSLVLRSENPKPIGRALLQRV, from the coding sequence ATGGCTTTTCAGGAAAACAATCGGGTACTGCTCGATCCAACCGATATCGCCATTATCGAAGCGATGCAGGAAAATGGACGCATTGCAATTTCCGAACTCGGTCGGCGGGTCGGGCTCTCTCAGCCGGCAGCATCGGAACGGGTCAAGCGGCTGGAAGACCGCGGCATCATTGTCGGTTACGCCGCCCGCATCGACCCCACCGCTTTGGGAATTGGAATGACGGCTGTGCTTCGCTTGCGCACGACGCATGAGCATATCAAATCCTGTCTAAAACAGTTCGCGGAGATGCCGCAGGTCATGGAAGTATTCCGCCTCACCGGAGAGGACTGTTTTCTTTTGAAGGTGCTGCTTCCGTCGCCGGGAGAGCTGGAAACGATCGTGGACACGATCGCGCGTTTCGGGGCCGTGACGACATCTCTGGTGTTGCGCAGCGAGAACCCGAAGCCGATTGGACGCGCCCTGCTTCAGCGAGTTTGA